The genomic window CATATGGATGAAGCATATGTTttgatgaaataaataatttaatttaagCAAATAAATGTGTACAGTATTAATAAAAACAGCCAACAATAAAAAAATCTCAGAAAATATTTGTGCGCGGTGACTCTCCTGGGAAAGAACAGAACAAAAGACTGATATTTAATCTTGAGGTTTAGATTATAATATTATCTCTAATACCACAACAGGCATGTGATGCACAAAACTCATTCCACTAAATACACATGTAAAAGAAACAACTCCATCTGAAGAAAGTTTCCCGTCTACAGAAATTTTGGATACAATTTTAGAAATTTATTCTTGCAACAAAAATGTTGGATATAACTTTATAAATATAATTTCGCTACAATTTTTTTAATAGGATTACAAATGATGAACACTAACTTTTTCAAAGATGAGTGCATTCATTACTTGGGGTAAGATAGTTATAAATATAGTGATGCCACAAAAAACTTGgacaaaatattagaaataagtAGATGGCAGTTTTTGTCTTGCAATAACATACCCGTATCCGCACACACAAAATGTTATGCTGCCCCCTGATTGCAATGCATTTTGCGACCTCAGAAAATGGCGCATTTAGAACTGATTCCCAATCTACAACATCACTTGTTTCAGTTCGACTTTTGTCATTGTATCCCTTTTTATATGCTTCCTCCCGTAACTCTTTCCAATTAGATGCTGTGTCTGGTTGTTGTAGTGAAGCTAAGATCCTTTTCAAGTTTTTTTCAGTGCATACTGGATTTCCTGATTTATTCTTCACTAAGTTCATAAGGTCACTGTCCCAAGTAGAAATGTTTTTCTGCTTCATACTAGCAGCGAAATTCCCTATAAGTCTATTGTAGTCTTCATCTTCACCATAATGCCCTTTCACCTCTGTATCATAGTCAACTTCCTCAGAATCAATGTATCCATCAAAATGTGAATCGACGAAGTCAAACGTATCCAATGCTTCATTTGAGTTCACGTTTTTATCATCACCATCTACTAATGGAATTGCATTAGCTTTATAGTGTCTCttctttggagaaaactttgCCGCTAGGTTCATAAAAGCTTGGCTGTTTTCCATGGATAAGGAACGAAAAATGTAGGAAAGTGGAAAAGGAGGAAATTAGTTCTGGTATAAAACATACGAACATTCTAAAATCATATTTATGGATCCTCATTTTACCTTGATAAATTATCAGCAGAATTCTGTGTAAGGAAAGTACCAACCACAGAATCAATTAGGGATCCACCCCACTGAGAATATTTTCTAGGCCCTGATGAAAGCAATTAAGAAATTAGAAACCATTTCATACTCATGTATCCCATAGAGACAGTAGGTTGTATGGCTTACTGATCCGATACAACTAACTACTGTAGAAGCAAGACATGATTTTTGTTCATAAAACTGTGACACTGTTGACAGCCATGCAACAGGTGTTTGCTTCTACATAGGTCTTCCCAATGTCTATGTTTGAATAACTGATGTTTGCTCAGAAAAAAAATTCATGCACACATCATTGGATCTTTGGTCACAATTTAGAAGCTAACATACATTTAAAAGAAGTGTACAATCTAAAAGAAAGAAAGGGAAATAGAGGAGTGGCATCTCAGTGAATAACTTCAACAAATGAAGTTAATGTCTCACTGGAAGAACTATTTCTTGATCTAAGGCAACAAATTATCtacaagatttttttattttgttctgCGAAATATGAAATTGACTTAACTCTGAATTTCATtttatgaagggcgggcctggtgcaagcggtagagtcttaccgcctgtgaccggaaggtcccgggttcgagtcgcggtctcctcgcattgcacaggctctaacacccttccccagaccccgcacagagcgggagctctctgcactgggtacgccattTTTTCTGAATTTCATTTTATCAGTTCACAATGCTTAGATTGTTGTCAAGAAATCATTTTTCCTGTTGACTCCACAAGATATTTTTCAATCTAGCTTTTTGACACAAATGGAGAAAAACTAAGGTTATGGAGTGACCTGCAATAGTGCAAGATTTCCTAAGCTTTTTAGACAAGTTAGATTAGATTAGAAGGCATTTTTTTGTGCTGTCACTTTTTATTAAAGGTAATGTGATCCTCTTTCTTGCATTTTGCATTTTGACACAAGAAAGCATAAAAAGGGCCAGAATAATTACCAATTAGGGCAAACATTTCAGCAATGAATATATCCACATAATGTTCAAACGTGCGCCGTGTTGTATCCCATTCAGGTCCGCTGCCGATATCAAACCCTTCAAAACTCTCACTGTCGCTCCTATCCCACTCTGTCAGAACAGCAAACACCCTCAATGTTTCATCAGTAAGGCCCAAAACCTTAGCTTGCAGTTTCCCATGATTTCGAGGGCGTGGGATGTCAAGTTCTGTTGAATACCAAAGTGGCTCAAGTGCAAAGGATGCCACAACAGCTGGAGTCCTCTGGTAAGGCAAAAGTGCCAGCTGACCACTTTCCTTGTGTCCTACCATCAGTTTCCTCTTCTTCCCTCTCTTGCTCCTCTTGCGCGTAGTTGGTTCACTGTTTAAACCATGAATCTTGGCAAGGGACATCAAGTTACCCATCAGCTCGGCTCTGCTGAAACATGTTTTACTTTCTGATGAATCCAAATCCAACTTGCGTCTTGCACTATTAGACCTGGCAGCACCAACACGTTGATTACCATCCTCTGGCattttcttcttattcttcttgactGTACTGGGCGTGGTCACCTTGGGCTTCATCACTTTATCTTTGGCCACTTTGAGCCGCTGAACCCCCTTGGTCGACTTCTTCCCCCAGCTCCGAGATGTGGGCCCCACCTTCTCCGGAGTAGGAGTATGGGCAGGAGAAGCAGCACCTGCATCGCTGCCACTAGCAACACCTTCttcctggtgctgctgctgctcttgctgtGCAAGATTGCCAGAGGACTCGCCCACCAGTGAAGGCAAGGTGCTGGACTCCTGCGTGCCCACCGGATCACAGCCCACATGTCCCAAATCCTCCGGCATGGCGGACTGAGATTGTTCCTGGGCATGCGACGGCACCGAGGCCAGGCAGTCGCTGTCCAACTTTCTGGGGCCAGCAGCCGCGCTGGTGTACAGAGCAGTGCAGCAAGAGCCATCTGCGGCGGTTGTCCCGGACGCCCGCGTTGGCTTGCGGACAATGTCGGGTGTCGCCGGCGATGTCCCCACCTGACGCCCTGATCCAGAAAAAAAATCCATAAGCTACGGGCAGTGTTATTATACTTAAAAACTAAACGGTTAACGGTCGGTCACTTGTCGTTAAACCATCGTAGCCGCTTAAGTGGCAAAATAAACTTTTAATAAAAGGGATATATGGTCAATTAAAGGGGAAAAACTACTAATAAAAGAGTAAACGGTCGATTAAACAGAAATCACGTACTAACGGTCCCTAGACGGACTAAACCGTAGACGCAGTCACAAGGAACGCTGCGGCGTTCCCCGTTCCCGGAACTTTCGTTCCGGATCGCGGAACGGGGACGGCGCGGTACGGTCGCAGGAACGTGCCTGGGTCGCGAAATGGGACGGCGTACCAAAAGAACCGGATCAAGAGAAGGAGAGAAGGGGACGGCATACCAGCAGCACCGTCGGATGGCGGCGGTGGTGCTGGGGTCAAGCGGCGCGGCGTGGCAGCATCGCAGCGTcgaacggcggcggcgctgggaCCTGGGAGCGATGCTTCGACTAATGGAGCGAGCAAGCGAGCACTTCACACCCAACGTAAATGGGCCTCCAGCCCAGTGTGAAGTAACGGCTGCAAAAAGTTCTAAAAATCATGGGAAAATGGCAAATAAAAATAATCAGGTGAAATGACAAAAATTAAGATCCTCGATCCATAGCTACGTTCCGGGTACTGTCCGGATGATCAAGCCATCGTGATCCTATCTACGAAACCAAACATCCCGAAGAGGTATGTCCTTATAAACCGGGAACTTAAAATTAGCGACCCGGCAACTTTTGTGACTGAGACGTGAGACGGACTAAACGATCGATGGAACAGTCGAGCTTCTAGACGGACTAAACGGTCCATTAAACAAAAACGACATACTAACGGTCCTCAGACGGAACAGTCGAGTCGCTACAGGAATCACACACTTGGCGAGGGAAAAAACGCGATTTTTCTCCGTCTCGGCTAAACGGCTACTCTCCCCGACTCCGTTACCGCAGACACCGCAGATTGACCGGCAAATACTCAAATTTTATAAGACTTTTAAAGATACATTGCTTTGTTTTTACTACGTATGCATATCAAAAGTACATACATTGCTTTTTACTATGTATGTATATCTAAATATATAGCACCAAAACGAGAAATCTAATTCCAAGTGAGCGAAAAAGTGGAAGAGCATAAAAAACAACGGATGCGAAAGAGAAAGcaggccttttttttttttactatgtATACTCCAGACACTAGTAGATTCACTAAGCAACGAAGCCATTAGCGGATTGCAGCAACAAACCAACAAGCGCAGCAGCATGGGCAACCACAGATTAAACCAGCAAAGCGAGAGCTAGAGGGAATAACAGAAGCGAGCACAGCGGACTCACCAAGATCTGCCGCCGactctgcctctgcctccgccACTGCAGGCGCCATGGCAGCAGCACCCGCGCGGGGAGCGAGCCCGCCGGCCGCTGCTGGGCCATGGAGACGAAGTCGACGAGAATAGAAGAAGGGCGCGGACTTGGAGTCCATTCCACGACCCCGCTCCGCCCTGGCGTTGTTGTTGATGATCCTGTGTTGCGGACGTCCAGAGTAAagagggggtggggggggggggggggggggaggtctCGAACCGCTCCGTCCGTCAGAACTCACAAGGGAAGTTGCGAGGGAGGGGCGCTGCGGTTGTTCGTcccggcggcggaggaggggaCAACCGGCGAGGCCGTGCCCCTGACTGGTGGGGACCGCGCGCAGTGGTGTGTTCCTTCCGTTGGACTCGCGCCGGTTCGGTTGCGGGCTTCCACTTGGGCTTCAGCTCTCAGTCACAGCGCTAGCGAGGATCTCATTTGGGCCGTGGCCCACGCGGCTCTCTCCTGTGAAACACGGCCTAGGCCTTTGAGGGCAATCCAATTGTTAGCTCGAGTTGGGTGGCTTTCTTCAGAGCGGCTCATGACAGTCCAGTCCATGTATCCATGCCAATTGCCAAATCCCAAAGGCTCGTCGCATCTGGTCGAGTAAACAAACACCGCTCCcctcaaaaacaaaaacaaaaacaaaaagagtAAACAAAACACCTTGGCTTTGTATTGCGCCTTTTTAGATTCAGAAGAAGTAATTAGATACCGAGTCACATTGGATTTTACCAAATTTGACTGGAAGACAGAATTTGAGTTAAGTATCTTTTTGTTAGCACATGCTGAAAAATTATAATTGTACTAATTAAGGTAGCATAACGATAATGATATTCTGAACAAGGCAAGATCTTTAAAAGTGTGCAACAGTGCAAGACAACACGTTCAACTGACACAACTGTCCACCCATGGAAATTTAGAATATCTCTGCCGCACAGCACCATGCCAAATTTCTAAAATTGGCTAACAAATCGGTGTTGCGGATGTGCTCGCCGTCGACGGGCGCCATgacggggaggggagggggctgtGAAATGGAGGGAGGCGGCGCTCGGGAATGAGCTGGAGAAGAAGGATCGCTACCGCTATGAGAGCCAAGGAACGGCAGTGAGATGGTTCGTCGAGCTGGCGTCGTCGTCCCACACGAGCGAAGGAGGAGCAGCGAAAGTTCAGGGAAAGCCTGTGCAGAGGCTTGGTTTGACAGCCTGATGAAATTGCTGCTCAGGATCCGACGACGTCGAGCTTTGGAGGTGAGCCACGTGGCCAAGTAGAATGCGAGATACTATGGTGTGCAAGTTTCATCTTGTAGAAGATGCCAATTGCCAAATCCGAAAGGCTTGTCGCACCTGGTCTGGTCGAGTAAACAAACACCGCTCccctcaaaaaaagaaaaagagtaaacAAACACCGTGGCTATGAGAAATAATTAGATACCGAGTCACATTGCATTTTACCAAATTTGACTGAAAGACATAATTTGGGTTGAGTAATATCTTTTTGTTAGCACATGCTGAAAAATTGTAATTGTACTAACGATAATGATATTCTGAACAAGGCAAGGTCTTCAAAAGTGTACAACAGTGCAAGACAACACGTTCAACTGTCCATCCATATCTCTGCCACACAGCACCATGCCAAATTTCTGAAATTGGCTAAGAAATCGGTGTTGCGGATGTGCTGCAGAGTACATCTGTTCTAACAAATTTGATTTGAGGAGGTTTTCTCATTGCCAATGTCTCATCAGCTGTTTGTGTGTTTTTGCACATCGTAGATTGGCATACGGACGGAGATCAATCAACAAGTAAGCAAATCATAGCAAAATTATTTAATCCTAAAAGCAAACACGAGATCTTAACATGACTTCTTAGAAAATGACATCTGCAGTCCATACTAAGAACGGCACAAGATCGACACCGTTTGAACTAAACCGAGACACAAATCATTACGAAACAAAGCATCCGATCGAAGACAACTAAAACAAACTAACAAACTGATGAGACGacaggcggcgcgggcgcgggcgcggcggcggtcaGAACTCAGAAGCCGTGGACCTTGACGTTGGCCTTGCTGGCCATGCCGGCCTTGACGAGGAAGGCGGCGACGGCCTTGCGGTCGTCGCCCTGCAGCTGGATGACGCTGCCGAGCTCCTCGTCGTCCACGACGACCCCGCTGCAGCAGAGCTCCCGCTTGAGGTCCCGGAGGATCCGGGCGTAGTTGTAGGCGGCGCTGAGCCCCTGCACCGTGGTCAGCGTCTTCTTCCCGTTGCGCTGCTGCACGCGGAGGTGCACCACGTCGTCCTTGGGCGCCGCGACGCCGCCCCGACGTCCTCGTCGGCGTCCGCGAAGGGGTCGAACGGCGCCaacaggccgccgccgccgagccgggCATGAACTGGTCGTCCTCCTCGCCCTCGCGACCGCGTGGGGCGTCGGTCGCGTGAGCCGTAAATGTAAATAGTATTTACTAAAATTTGGTTAAACCTAAACTATTTTGCTGACACGCAACATGTACTTGCATACAGAGGGAGTACTATCCATGTGTAATGTAACTGCAATTACGAACAGCCGAGTGAATGATCATGCAAGTAGGATGACGATGAACTATCATCAGGTGGCCTGACAAGACAACAAGAACTCGCAACCTCAGATATTGACCTGCGTATCAATATGATATATTTTTACGGGCTTTTGGGCGTTCGTCCGTCCAGACGGACCCGCACTCACCCCGCCCATGTCGCGGCTCCCTCTGCTCGCGGGACAGACCCTGTCCTCACCTGCGCCGCCCCGCTCGCGCCCCCGCCGCCCGCCCACGCCGCACATGTCACGGCGAGGCCGATGCGCTAGACGCTCACTAGCTCGCTCCCGAACTCGCGCCTCCAGTCACGGATGTGCTCCATCCGCCTGCCTCTGTGCTGAGGTCTGTGCCACCGACGAGCTCCACATCGGCAACCTTCACGCCACTCCGCGGCTTCGAGCTCCgtgtcgacgagcctccattcgtccaagcagcaggCAGATGCTACGCGGAAAGtgcatgttgcaatagtatgtttcaagtgtttcagatgttttcgaggtatgttgcaagtgttgtacatcgatgTTGCGAAAGTAAATCGGGATGTTGcgcatgttgtaatggctatacacgtatatttcaagtgtatgtttcatCTGGTCCAGAcgaatgttgcaagcgttttttttggatgttgcaaaaagtaGATCTAGATATTGTATATACATATTGCAAGCATATATTTCAAGTATTTTCAAGTGTTTGATACGTATGTtggcaagtgtttcatctggatgttgcatatgtttgcaatgatttTTAAATGTTTTTCAGACGTTTTTGCAAATGTTTCAGACATTGTCTTCTTTTATATGTTACAACTGATTGTAtctagatgttttaaaagtagatcaggtgttgtaCATGGGATGCGCGTGGGAAACAACCAGCGACGCGGACGACGTTCGGGGCGACGTCCGGGGCAGCGCGGGACCACTACTGGTGCGCTCCCTCACAACTCAACACGCTATCGCTCTCTGTGTGGACAGCGTCCGAACGCTAGCACCCGGATcgaacgtccggacgctagctaGTCCGTTTTTTTAACTGTTTAGAGGCTCAAATATCCATTCAACTGCAAACATGGAAATACTTGTGTCCATCTCACTATCAAAAGATCAAACAAAGTAATATACTAATATGTCATTGAAATATAACGTTGGAGACAAGTAGTTGTCAACTTGTcacaggaaaaaggagaaagaaagTTCATTTTACAGTCCTCAACTACGAAACCTTTTAACTATTCAGTTCTCAGCTATAAAATCGTTTATTACTTTTCAATCTTAGCACAAATTTAGAGTGGTTTAATCCAGTGAAATGATTCATATTAAAAAAAGCTTCACCGTCAACGAGAGCTCCCTTTACTCTGCAGTTGGATGCTGGGCCTGACAAGGATTTGTCCAGAGCAGAAACGCAATTTGAATATAGATCAGAAACATTCAGCTTTGGACAACAGATGTCAACCATGTGACTCAATCATCAGTATCGAGCACAGCAAAAAAGAACACAAGTAAAAACCTGTGTACAAAGTTACAGCTGTAAGAAAGAATGCTTGCGACTTTTGACAGCAGGGTATAGTACTTGATACATACAATACAGAATATGTCAAACTCTCTTATATGTTTACATGGTTTGCACATAACAAAATTGCCTGTAAGTTTAAAATACAAGTGCGGGGAAAAGCTAAGGTACGACACTGAGGTGATCCTCTTGGCAAAATGAAGATCACATAAAACAATGGCAAGTGGCAACATTGCTATTACTGTAGCTGTGCCGAGTCACTGAAGAGCAGATAGTAGGCTACTCCTAAAGCTCTGCCTCCATTCCAGAGAAACGAATCTGAACAAATGAAGGGCAATGAAGTAATCTGATCTAATATGTTACAATGCAAAATTTTCCCTATTGTCTGAGGGCCTTCAAAGTAATAGTTGTGTCTTGTACTGACCTTCTGAAATCTTTTCTTTTCAGTCTCACCTTCTGGATTCTGATAACAGTAATAATCTTCAAAATAGCGTATCTCCTCAGCTAGCCATAACGGTTAACTGATGGCTTCTTCCAGAACAGTCTTTTGCACTCTAGAAATTTCATTCACAAATAAAATTATTTTGGTGTCTGATCTATACAGTTCCTGTACCTAACCAGGCAGTCAACTTTATGACATATGGTCTCATCGAACAGGCGGTGCTAAGCCATGTGTCTTCATCATGCAATGGTATTTCAGGGGCACTACTGCACCCACTTGCATGCAGAGCTCAATGACAGCAGGCGCATGGCCATAATAATCCCTCTAGCCGTCCACAAGGACCGGTGGGTCATGAGGCCGCCGATGCCACACAATCTTCTGAGGAACTAGGTCATCCAGAATGTGTGGGGTATTCAAGTTTGAGGGCTGGAAAGGGATGCACAAGTGGGACAGGGCCCGAGAGACGCCATTGTAGCACATATACAACAAGCCTACAAGTTCACAATTTGAATAAGCCGGTGAAACCACTTCGCCCCAGAGACGCCATTGTAGCACATACATACAGCAAGCCTACAAGTTCACTATGTGAATAAGCGGGTCAAACAAACACCAAAGAGCATTGGCGTGAGGAAACAGGGGGGCATTCCCTCGTCGGCGTCGGAGAGCAGACGGGGAAGCGCCGGCCCCGGAGCGCGACGAGAGTTGGCGTTCGAGAGAAGGAGATGGCGTGCCGCGAGCAAGGAGAAGCGGCGACGATGAgaaggcggcggcgcggccgcAGGCGGAGCCGCCGTTTGGGAAACGAGGAGGCGCGACGT from Miscanthus floridulus cultivar M001 chromosome 11, ASM1932011v1, whole genome shotgun sequence includes these protein-coding regions:
- the LOC136493765 gene encoding DNA glycosylase/AP lyase ROS1-like isoform X2, producing MPEDLGHVGCDPVGTQESSTLPSLVGESSGNLAQQEQQQHQEEGVASGSDAGAASPAHTPTPEKVGPTSRSWGKKSTKGVQRLKVAKDKVMKPKVTTPSTVKKNKKKMPEDGNQRVGAARSNSARRKLDLDSSESKTCFSRAELMGNLMSLAKIHGLNSEPTTRKRSKRGKKRKLMVGHKESGQLALLPYQRTPAVVASFALEPLWYSTELDIPRPRNHGKLQAKVLGLTDETLRVFAVLTEWDRSDSESFEGFDIGSGPEWDTTRRTFEHYVDIFIAEMFALIGPRKYSQWGGSLIDSVVGTFLTQNSADNLSSQAFMNLAAKFSPKKRHYKANAIPLVDGDDKNVNSNEALDTFDFVDSHFDGYIDSEEVDYDTEVKGHYGEDEDYNRLIGNFAASMKQKNISTWDSDLMNLVKNKSGNPVCTEKNLKRILASLQQPDTASNWKELREEAYKKGYNDKSRTETSDVVDWESVLNAPFSEVAKCIAIRGQHNILCVRIREFLDHVQKAQDGSFDLDWLRFISPQKAKKILLSIHGFGVKSVDCLCLLSLRHRAFPVDVNVARIVTRLGWVKLQPLNGADFHLINLYPLLDDVQRYLWPRLCTIDKEKLYELHCLMITFGKVVCTKQNPNCTACPFSASCIYYNSLLARKPLPLPEKHEHEQGEQQASMVASGSCTPSSQQMYQYQIPISSTTETPPIHNCEPIIEMPPSPEYEYNRTPNEQEDSYEDYYACDIEDFAPEGVQYDAEINICSSKHVLNSNSWTLNRGKDLAVINPKGSFGRNKKLKNIGRLRTEHNAYVLPDDHLILEEYEDRVPEDMCPYLLVVLSCPDDYTVEGTVLIPCRTANRGKFPLNGTYFQENEVFADYSSSRNPITIPRECIGMLKRSVVYFGSSIHSITKGQTREDIQECFKEGYVCVRAFHRRTRIPLRLCATLHATNTIKKPAGEKPVKRGRTSPEGKRKKNETKASSTK
- the LOC136493765 gene encoding DNA glycosylase/AP lyase ROS1-like isoform X1, with translation MDSKSAPFFYSRRLRLHGPAAAGGLAPRAGAAAMAPAVAEAEAESAADLGRQVGTSPATPDIVRKPTRASGTTAADGSCCTALYTSAAAGPRKLDSDCLASVPSHAQEQSQSAMPEDLGHVGCDPVGTQESSTLPSLVGESSGNLAQQEQQQHQEEGVASGSDAGAASPAHTPTPEKVGPTSRSWGKKSTKGVQRLKVAKDKVMKPKVTTPSTVKKNKKKMPEDGNQRVGAARSNSARRKLDLDSSESKTCFSRAELMGNLMSLAKIHGLNSEPTTRKRSKRGKKRKLMVGHKESGQLALLPYQRTPAVVASFALEPLWYSTELDIPRPRNHGKLQAKVLGLTDETLRVFAVLTEWDRSDSESFEGFDIGSGPEWDTTRRTFEHYVDIFIAEMFALIGPRKYSQWGGSLIDSVVGTFLTQNSADNLSSQAFMNLAAKFSPKKRHYKANAIPLVDGDDKNVNSNEALDTFDFVDSHFDGYIDSEEVDYDTEVKGHYGEDEDYNRLIGNFAASMKQKNISTWDSDLMNLVKNKSGNPVCTEKNLKRILASLQQPDTASNWKELREEAYKKGYNDKSRTETSDVVDWESVLNAPFSEVAKCIAIRGQHNILCVRIREFLDHVQKAQDGSFDLDWLRFISPQKAKKILLSIHGFGVKSVDCLCLLSLRHRAFPVDVNVARIVTRLGWVKLQPLNGADFHLINLYPLLDDVQRYLWPRLCTIDKEKLYELHCLMITFGKVVCTKQNPNCTACPFSASCIYYNSLLARKPLPLPEKHEHEQGEQQASMVASGSCTPSSQQMYQYQIPISSTTETPPIHNCEPIIEMPPSPEYEYNRTPNEQEDSYEDYYACDIEDFAPEGVQYDAEINICSSKHVLNSNSWTLNRGKDLAVINPKGSFGRNKKLKNIGRLRTEHNAYVLPDDHLILEEYEDRVPEDMCPYLLVVLSCPDDYTVEGTVLIPCRTANRGKFPLNGTYFQENEVFADYSSSRNPITIPRECIGMLKRSVVYFGSSIHSITKGQTREDIQECFKEGYVCVRAFHRRTRIPLRLCATLHATNTIKKPAGEKPVKRGRTSPEGKRKKNETKASSTK